GTCGAACTGCTCGCCACCGACTTCAACGGGGATCCCACCCTGCTTGACGTCGTCTTCGAGGCGCGACCTGAGGTGTTCGCGCACAACGTCGAGACCGTTCCCCGGGTGTTCAAGCGCATCCGCCCGGCGTTCCGATACGAGCGCTCACTCGACGTGATCACTCAGGCGCGCAACGTGGGCCTCATCACGAAGTCGAACCTGATCCTCGGCATGGGCGAGGAGCCGGAAGAGGTGGTGCAGGCGCTGAATGATCTGCATGACGCCGGATGCGACATCATCACGATCACGCAGTATCTGCGGCCCTCGCCGCGGCATCTGCCGGTCCAGCGCTGGGTCAAGCCTGCGGAGTTCGTCGAGTTCAAGGAGGAGGCCGAGCGGATCGGCTTCCTTGGCGTGCTCGCCGGTCCGCTCGTGCGCTCCTCCTACCGTGCTGGCCGACTCTGGGCCCAGTCGATGGCGTCGAAGGGCAGGGAGATCCCGGCCCACCTCGCCCACATCGCCGAGGGCGCCGAACAGGGATTCGCTCAGGCTGTCTGAGCTGGCTCCGTCGTCGCGGGGAACGGATCCGCACGAAGAAGCCTGGCAAGATGCGAGGCGTTCGCGGCGGCGGCCGCACACGCGATGCGCACCTTGTCCGGGGTCGTATCGAGGTCGATGAAGTCGGTGCCTGACATCGCCTCGCCGTTCCAGTACACACCGCCCTGCGCGGGGACGACGAAACCGACGTCGGAGAGCGCCTGGGCGATGATCCCCACGATGTGATGCGCGCCGTCCTCGTTGCCCACCACCACCGGAATCACAATCCGGTCATAGAGAGACGGACGGCCCTCGGCGTCCGTCTCGGAGAGCTCTGCGTCCAGCCGTTCGATGACGCGCTGTGCGACGCTCGAATGCTGGCCCACCCAGGTGGGCGTCGCAAGGATGAGGATCTGCGACTCCAGCACGCGCTTCAGGATCTCCGGCCATTGATCGCCGTTTCCCATGTCGCGCTCGACACCGGGATGGATGGAGTGATCCACCACACGTAGCGACTCCACCGTGCAGCCGCGATCGCGGAGTTCTGTCGCGACCACGCCAGCGAGCGCCTCCGTGCTCGACGGCGCCGGTGAGGGTTTGAGGGTGCAGTTCAGGATCAGCGCGCGCAGGTTCTCCGTCATCACTTCTCCTTCGCGTCATTGATCGACCCGCGCCATTCGCCGCTCGCTGTGCCGCGCCGCTCCATGAGCTCTTTGAACCGGGCCAGGTCGTGCTCCGCAGCGCGCTCATCGATATTCAGGGCAGCGCCGACCTTCTCGACGAACCCCTCGGGAACCCACCCCATCGTCAAGGAGACGCGTGTGCCGTCCGGCACGGCCTCGAACTCCACCTCGCCGGTGTGCGTGCGCTCCCCCAGGCTCTGCCACCGAATCCGCGAATCCGGGATCTGCTCCGTGATCTCTGCATCGAACTCGTGTTCCACGCCTCCGATCTCCACACGCCAGCGCGTGCTCGCATCGCTCTTCTGCTCGATGTGCTTGACCGTCGACATGAATGTCGGAAACTCCTCGAACTGCGTCCACTGGTCGTAGACCTCACGCAGCGGAGCATGGACCACCGTCGTCGCCGTCACTTTCGAGATCATCTTCTTCTCCTGTTCCTCGTCGAGCGACCGACGCTACGCGCGGTCCTTCCGGCACACACCGGGGTTGCGCATCGACGCACACCGACCTACCCTGACCGACCCACGGTGCACAGCAACTGCCGAGGCGCCGGCGATAGACTCGAGCGAAGGATCTCGGCGGGACGACCCGCCGTCAGGACCACGTGCAGGGACGACCCCGCAGAACAGGCACTCGTTCGTGAACACCTCTCTTCGGAGCATCCTGACACCCGGCGTGATCGTCCGCCTTGCCCTCGGCTGGGGTGCCTTCGCCGCCCTGCTGCTCGCACAGCCGCTCCTCGCGGGGCCTCTCCCGGGCCCGGCGCTCGTCGTCGCGCTCGTCGCGATCGTCGCCATCATCGTGGTCTGCGCCTTCGGCGTCGTCACGGAGGCGGAGCACCTGGCTCACCGGCTCGGCGATCCCTACGGAACCCTCGTCCTGACGCTGTCGATCGCGCTCATCGAGGTCATCCTCATCTCCGCCGTCATGCTCGGCCCGGGCGAGCACGCCACGATCGCGCGCGACTCCGTCATGGCCGTGTCGATGATCATCCTGAACCTCGTGATCGGTGTCGCACTGCTCATCGGCGGGCTGCGCCACCGCGACCTGCGAGCCAACAGCACGGGGGTCTCGACCTACCTCGCGATGCTCGTCGTGCTTGCGATGCTCGCCTTCGCCCTTCCCGGCCTCATCGGCGAGGGCGACGCCTACACGATCGGCCAGGCGATCCCGATCATCGTCGCGACCGTCGTGCTCTATGTGTTCTTCCTCGTCCGTCAGATGGGAGCGCAGAAGTCCGACTTCCAGGAGATCTCATCGCGGTCGGATCGCCTCGTCGCGCCCGAACGCGTGGTGCGACCGTCCGTCACCCACGTGATCGCCGAGCACCGCGTGGAGCTGCTGGCGCGCATCGTCGTCCTCGTGCTGACCGTCGTTCCCATCGTGCTGCTCTCGCACGACATGGCCGTCCTGCTCGATGACGGTCTCCACCGCATCTCCGCACCCGTCGCCCTCTCGGGGATCCTCATCGCCATGATCGTGTTCCTTCCCGAGACGCTCACGGCAATCCGTGCCGCCCTCGCCGGCGAAGCCCAGCGGGTGAGCAACCTCTGCCACGGCGCTCTCGTCTCCACCGTCGGACTGACGATTCCGGCGGTGCTCACGATCGGCCTCCTCACCGGACAGCAGGTCGTGCTGGCCGAGAACCCCACGAACCTCGTGCTTCTCGGCGTCACGTTGCTGCTGACGCTGGCGACGTTCAGCGGCACGCGCGTGACAGCCCTGCACGGCGCGGCGCACCTCACCGTCTTCTTCGTCTACGCGCTCACGGTCTTCGCATGACGCAACCTGGCCGGGGTCCGAGCGTGACGCGAGGATCCCGGCGAGCAGCGCAGAAATGAGGCAGGTGGGCTAGTCGGCGCTCATCACCGAGAGCACCGTCGCGTCCGAACCGAAGTTCACGAGCAGCACGTCTTCGGTCTCGTCGCCGTCCAGTGCGTACTCCAGCACCGCGAACGGCTCCGATCCGCCATGCTCATCGGCGAGGATCGTCATGCTCATGAGACGAAGCGAGCGGATGATGTCGACGGCCGCGTCACCGCTGACGTCGACCAGCAGGTCGACGAGTTCGTCACCGTGCGTCTCCTGCTGCTGCAGCACGTACTCAGTGACCTCACTGGTACGGTCATCGACCTCGGCGAGCATCGCACGACGCGCGACGGCGTCGATATTCTCCAACCCGGCGATCAGGCCTGCTGCGATGTCGAGGGCATCCTGAGACACGTCGTCCTGGTCGGGCGCCGTCAGGTCGACGGTGACCGCCTGGTCGCCGAACTCCACCGTCTCAGACCAGAAGATCGATCCGTCTGGACCTGATGACAGCAGTCCGAAGAAGTCATGCTCGATTGCCATACCGCTATGAAACCAGTCTCTCTCGCATCTGGGTAGCCCAGCGTGGATCAGTCGACGAGCGCCGACACGAAAACGTGCGGCGTGAAGCCGGTGAGATCGTCGATGCCCTCGCCCTGGCCGAGGAGCTTGACCGGGATGCCCGTGCGCTCCTGCACGGCAAGGACGAATCCGCCCTTCGCGGATCCGTCGAGCTTCGTCAGCACGAGACCCGTGACGCCTGCGTGCTGAAGGAACGCCTCAGCCTGCATGACACCGTTCTGACCGGTCGTGGCATCCAGCACGAGCAGCACTTCGCTGATCGGCGCCTGCTTCTCGATCACGCGGCGGATCTTCGTGAGCTCATCCATGAGCCCGCCCTTGGTGTGCAGGCGACCGGCGGTGTCGACGATCGCGATCTCCGTGCCGTTGCGCTGCGCGAACTCGATCGTCTGAAAGGCCACAGACGCCGGATCCTGCCCCTGCTGCTGCGGTCGTACGATATCGGCGCCGCCGCGCTCTGCCCAGGTGGCGAGCTGATCGACAGCGGCGGCGCGGAACGTGTCGGCCGCGCCCACGACGACGGTGCGCCCGTATCCACGAAGGAACTTGGTGAACTTGCCGATCGTCGTCGTCTTGCCCACTCCGTTGACGCCGACGACGAGCACGACAGCGGGTCGCTCAGTGAGCTTCAGGGTCGTGTCGAACTTGGCGAAGTGCTCTTCGAGGGTCTCGCGCAGCATCCGCTGGAGATCCTTGGGATCGGTCGTGCGGTACCGCTCCACCTTCTCGTGC
The DNA window shown above is from Microbacterium keratanolyticum and carries:
- a CDS encoding DUF2004 domain-containing protein, whose amino-acid sequence is MAIEHDFFGLLSSGPDGSIFWSETVEFGDQAVTVDLTAPDQDDVSQDALDIAAGLIAGLENIDAVARRAMLAEVDDRTSEVTEYVLQQQETHGDELVDLLVDVSGDAAVDIIRSLRLMSMTILADEHGGSEPFAVLEYALDGDETEDVLLVNFGSDATVLSVMSAD
- the ftsY gene encoding signal recognition particle-docking protein FtsY; its protein translation is MAEKSWSLGRALRGMFVKPTIDETTWEDLEAALLTADFGPEITERILDELHEKVERYRTTDPKDLQRMLRETLEEHFAKFDTTLKLTERPAVVLVVGVNGVGKTTTIGKFTKFLRGYGRTVVVGAADTFRAAAVDQLATWAERGGADIVRPQQQGQDPASVAFQTIEFAQRNGTEIAIVDTAGRLHTKGGLMDELTKIRRVIEKQAPISEVLLVLDATTGQNGVMQAEAFLQHAGVTGLVLTKLDGSAKGGFVLAVQERTGIPVKLLGQGEGIDDLTGFTPHVFVSALVD
- a CDS encoding flavodoxin family protein — encoded protein: MTENLRALILNCTLKPSPAPSSTEALAGVVATELRDRGCTVESLRVVDHSIHPGVERDMGNGDQWPEILKRVLESQILILATPTWVGQHSSVAQRVIERLDAELSETDAEGRPSLYDRIVIPVVVGNEDGAHHIVGIIAQALSDVGFVVPAQGGVYWNGEAMSGTDFIDLDTTPDKVRIACAAAAANASHLARLLRADPFPATTEPAQTA
- a CDS encoding calcium:cation antiporter, which gives rise to MNTSLRSILTPGVIVRLALGWGAFAALLLAQPLLAGPLPGPALVVALVAIVAIIVVCAFGVVTEAEHLAHRLGDPYGTLVLTLSIALIEVILISAVMLGPGEHATIARDSVMAVSMIILNLVIGVALLIGGLRHRDLRANSTGVSTYLAMLVVLAMLAFALPGLIGEGDAYTIGQAIPIIVATVVLYVFFLVRQMGAQKSDFQEISSRSDRLVAPERVVRPSVTHVIAEHRVELLARIVVLVLTVVPIVLLSHDMAVLLDDGLHRISAPVALSGILIAMIVFLPETLTAIRAALAGEAQRVSNLCHGALVSTVGLTIPAVLTIGLLTGQQVVLAENPTNLVLLGVTLLLTLATFSGTRVTALHGAAHLTVFFVYALTVFA
- a CDS encoding SRPBCC family protein, whose amino-acid sequence is MISKVTATTVVHAPLREVYDQWTQFEEFPTFMSTVKHIEQKSDASTRWRVEIGGVEHEFDAEITEQIPDSRIRWQSLGERTHTGEVEFEAVPDGTRVSLTMGWVPEGFVEKVGAALNIDERAAEHDLARFKELMERRGTASGEWRGSINDAKEK
- the lipA gene encoding lipoyl synthase; its protein translation is MSGCGTPVASGSSPATAPNGRKLLRLEIRNAETPIERKPEWIRTKAKMGPEYTALHSLVKDEGLHTVCQEAGCPNIYECWEDREATFLIGGSQCTRRCDFCQIDTGKPADYDTDEPRRVAESVTRMGLRYATVTCVARDDLPDGGAWLNAETVRQIHAQNPNTGVELLATDFNGDPTLLDVVFEARPEVFAHNVETVPRVFKRIRPAFRYERSLDVITQARNVGLITKSNLILGMGEEPEEVVQALNDLHDAGCDIITITQYLRPSPRHLPVQRWVKPAEFVEFKEEAERIGFLGVLAGPLVRSSYRAGRLWAQSMASKGREIPAHLAHIAEGAEQGFAQAV